The Scyliorhinus canicula chromosome 13, sScyCan1.1, whole genome shotgun sequence genome contains a region encoding:
- the LOC119975670 gene encoding extensin-like, with protein sequence MSRGETQEGTKSPGTKSPGTKPPGTKSPGTKSPSTKSPRTKSPGTKSLSTKSLCTKPPGTKSPSTKSLCTKSPGTKSPSTKSPGTKSPGTKSPSTKSLCTKSLGTKSPSTKSPGTKSPSTKSPGTKSPGTKSPSTKSPGTKSPSTKSPGTKSQGNKSPGTKSPGTKSPSTKLLSTKSPGTKSPSTKSPGTKSPSTKLLSTKSPGTKSPGTKSPSTKSPSTKSPGTKSPSTSPRPPKQFNCSESADPQCLQ encoded by the exons ATGAGTCGAGGAGAGACCCAGGaag GCACCAAATCACCAGGCACCAAATCACCGGGCACCAAACCACCGGGCACCAAATCTCCGGGCACCAAATCACCGAGCACCAAATCACCGAGAACCAAATCACCGGGCACCAAATCACTGAGCACCAAATCACTGTGTACTAAACCACCGGGCACCAAATCACCGAGCACCAAATCACTGTGTACCAAATCACCGGGCACCAAATCACCGAGCACCAAATCACCGGGCACCAAATCACCAGGCACCAAATCACCGAGCACCAAATCACTGTGTACCAAATCACTGGGCACCAAATCACCGAGCACCAAATCACCGGGCACTAAATCACCGAGCACCAAATCACCGGGCACCAAATCACCGGGCACCAAATCACCGAGCACCAAATCACCGGGCACCAAATCACCGAGCACCAAATCACCGGGCACCAAATCACAGGGCAACAAATCACCGGGCACCAAATCACCAGGCACCAAATCACCGAGTACTAAATTACTGAGCACGAAATCACCGGGCACCAAATCACCGAGCACCAAATCACCAGGCACCAAATCACCGAGTACTAAATTACTGAGCACCAAATCACCGGGCACCAAATCACCGGGCACCAAATCACCAAGCACCAAATCACCGAGCACCAAATCACCGGGCACCAAATCACCGAGcaccagcccccgcccccccaagcagTTTAATTGCAGTGAATCAGCTGATCCGCAGTGTTTGCAATAA